The following are from one region of the Phycisphaerales bacterium genome:
- the fliP gene encoding flagellar type III secretion system pore protein FliP (The bacterial flagellar biogenesis protein FliP forms a type III secretion system (T3SS)-type pore required for flagellar assembly.), which produces MRSSVWIMLAAVALAACGALAQGVVGPPLDFSASQPAAPDVAQELAASLEGRDGGINPLSVLGAAAEALPAEGESGKPGISTAVSIMLVLTVITLVPSIMLMTTSFVRIIIVLGLLKQAMGTQTVPPGQVILALSLFLTLFIMTPTIGRIYDEAIVPYEQGEITDYEQMWEAGARPLRDFMFDQIEATGNWSSLLTIMEYRGYDVSDPSKLTRADVGMAELVPAYMLSELKVAFLMGFRIYLPFLVIDMVIASVLISMSMMMLPPVLISLPFKLLLFVMADGWQLLAGSLLESFVLEGQIERLSEQVSRVAGEGVVLAAPLVGALNWLPGV; this is translated from the coding sequence GTGAGGTCGTCGGTGTGGATCATGCTCGCGGCGGTGGCGCTGGCTGCCTGTGGCGCGCTGGCCCAGGGCGTGGTTGGGCCGCCGCTGGATTTCTCGGCGTCGCAGCCCGCCGCGCCGGACGTCGCTCAGGAACTGGCCGCTTCGCTCGAAGGGCGTGACGGGGGCATCAATCCGCTGTCGGTGCTGGGCGCGGCGGCCGAGGCGTTGCCCGCCGAAGGCGAAAGCGGCAAGCCGGGCATCAGCACGGCGGTGAGCATCATGCTGGTGCTCACGGTGATCACGCTGGTGCCTTCGATCATGCTGATGACCACGTCGTTCGTGCGGATCATCATCGTGCTTGGGTTGCTCAAGCAGGCGATGGGCACGCAGACAGTGCCGCCAGGGCAGGTGATCCTGGCGCTGAGCCTGTTCCTGACGCTGTTCATCATGACGCCGACGATCGGGCGGATCTATGACGAGGCGATCGTGCCCTACGAGCAGGGGGAGATCACGGACTATGAGCAGATGTGGGAGGCGGGGGCGCGGCCGCTTCGCGACTTCATGTTCGACCAGATCGAGGCGACGGGCAATTGGTCGAGCCTGCTGACGATCATGGAGTATCGCGGCTATGACGTCAGCGACCCGAGCAAGCTGACGCGGGCGGACGTGGGCATGGCCGAGCTGGTGCCGGCGTACATGCTGAGCGAACTGAAGGTCGCCTTCCTGATGGGTTTTCGCATCTACCTGCCGTTCCTTGTGATCGACATGGTGATCGCCAGCGTGCTGATCTCGATGAGCATGATGATGCTGCCGCCGGTACTCATCAGCCTGCCGTTCAAGCTTCTGCTGTTCGTGATGGCCGACGGCTGGCAGTTGCTTGCCGGTTCGCTATTGGAGAGCTTCGTACTGGAGGGGCAGATCGAGCGGCTGAGCGAGCAGGTGTCTCGCGTGGCGGGCGAGGGCGTGGTGCTGGCGGCGCCACTGGTGGGCGCTCTCAACTGGCTGCCGGGCGTCTAG
- a CDS encoding FliH/SctL family protein, whose protein sequence is MPMIRRADAASLARDAVVLDLGDLARQGEAMMERARQEADRIVAEARAERDRLLEGAEQRGHAEGLEKGIAEGRQAGMEQGRAEALAAEADAIKALQAAWRSALTDFQARRDALHTEGERGVVALAVRLGERVAKRTIDVDEDAAVLQLREALELAMRPSRVRVRVSPVDAQAVREAMPELASLLAENASSSVVEDESLSHGSVIVEADASRIDGTIETQLERIVEALLPGEEA, encoded by the coding sequence ATGCCGATGATCCGGCGAGCCGACGCGGCATCGCTGGCGCGCGACGCGGTGGTGCTCGACCTGGGCGACCTGGCCCGCCAGGGCGAGGCGATGATGGAGCGTGCACGGCAGGAGGCCGATCGGATCGTGGCCGAAGCCCGGGCCGAGCGCGATCGGCTTCTTGAAGGGGCCGAGCAACGCGGGCATGCCGAGGGCCTGGAAAAGGGCATTGCCGAAGGTCGGCAGGCCGGCATGGAGCAAGGGCGTGCCGAGGCCCTGGCGGCGGAAGCTGACGCGATCAAGGCGCTCCAAGCCGCCTGGCGGAGCGCATTGACGGACTTTCAGGCGCGGCGCGATGCGTTGCATACCGAGGGCGAGCGGGGCGTCGTAGCGCTTGCCGTCCGGCTGGGCGAGCGGGTTGCCAAACGAACGATCGACGTGGATGAGGACGCTGCGGTCCTCCAGCTTCGCGAGGCGCTCGAACTGGCGATGCGGCCGAGCCGGGTGCGGGTACGCGTCTCGCCGGTCGACGCGCAGGCCGTGCGGGAGGCGATGCCCGAGCTGGCGAGCCTGCTGGCCGAGAATGCGAGTTCCTCGGTGGTGGAGGATGAGTCGCTGTCGCACGGTTCGGTGATCGTCGAGGCCGATGCGTCGCGCATCGATGGGACGATTGAGACCCAGCTCGAGCGGATCGTGGAAGCGCTGCTGCCGGGCGAAGAGGCATGA
- a CDS encoding flagellar FliJ family protein — protein MARRFVFELQAVLEQRRRAERNAQALLAQVQRERSEIEAQMDSLREAVEAEREVTRGLMVGRVSVRSLREHVAGELGSDRKARALALKLAGVQKRVDRAQALLREAAVHREAIERLRERRYKAWLAELEKAERLEQDDLSVMRRGHADTAEG, from the coding sequence GTGGCTCGACGGTTCGTGTTCGAGTTGCAAGCGGTGCTGGAGCAGCGGCGGCGTGCCGAGCGCAACGCGCAGGCTCTGCTGGCGCAGGTGCAGCGTGAGCGGAGCGAGATCGAAGCTCAGATGGACTCGCTTCGTGAGGCCGTGGAGGCCGAACGCGAAGTAACGCGTGGGCTGATGGTTGGTCGCGTGTCGGTTCGATCGTTGCGTGAGCACGTGGCGGGCGAGTTGGGTTCGGATCGCAAGGCACGCGCCCTGGCGTTGAAGCTGGCCGGGGTTCAGAAGCGGGTCGATCGGGCGCAAGCATTGCTACGCGAGGCAGCGGTGCATCGTGAAGCAATCGAGCGGCTGCGGGAGCGACGGTACAAGGCGTGGTTGGCAGAACTGGAGAAGGCCGAGCGGCTGGAACAGGACGACCTGTCGGTGATGCGACGCGGGCACGCGGATACGGCGGAGGGATAG
- a CDS encoding flagellar hook-length control protein FliK produces MQQQVQLSPKPPEGDARNQAPREREVRVQADAAAFGMLLGAFQGGEAGIVRGEVRNDSAAEWIAQDAREGRQDRREHAQGARPGAQESRVGLERLAADARQQSARPAPAPEEVAAPATRGEPVSHAAGQERAAVSGQGTNAEPRGMGEGRAGNESSATQARPPSSAAVAVASVQSVGATTAGRVNVTGAQAPAVDAARGPQGGAARGRAQAPVAQRADQSLRFEKAFQAQVGRGLAQALRSGQGEVTLRLRPESLGQLSVRVRVEQNQVTATFEARHVEAKRMLEGSRDALRQQLESRGLTVERIEVRLVEEPAQAGTRLAMHEDGGADGGQDGHAFAGDRDGRGASDGDGADGGSRRGAAREDDELAAVGAEPWRSLGTVRLNAIA; encoded by the coding sequence ATGCAGCAGCAGGTCCAACTCAGCCCGAAGCCTCCTGAGGGCGACGCACGGAATCAGGCTCCTCGCGAGCGTGAGGTACGCGTGCAGGCCGATGCGGCGGCATTTGGCATGCTGCTGGGGGCGTTCCAGGGGGGTGAAGCGGGGATCGTGCGCGGGGAGGTCCGCAACGACTCGGCGGCCGAGTGGATTGCGCAGGACGCGCGTGAAGGTCGGCAGGATCGGCGCGAGCATGCGCAGGGCGCGAGGCCGGGAGCGCAGGAATCGCGCGTCGGGCTCGAACGACTGGCCGCGGACGCCCGGCAGCAATCGGCACGGCCCGCACCGGCCCCGGAAGAAGTTGCTGCACCAGCGACACGGGGTGAGCCGGTAAGCCATGCTGCCGGTCAGGAACGTGCGGCCGTGTCCGGGCAGGGCACCAATGCCGAGCCCCGGGGCATGGGTGAGGGTCGAGCGGGTAACGAGTCCTCGGCGACGCAGGCGCGGCCGCCGTCGTCGGCAGCCGTTGCCGTGGCGTCGGTGCAGTCGGTTGGCGCCACGACGGCGGGTCGTGTGAACGTAACCGGGGCCCAGGCGCCCGCCGTGGATGCTGCCCGCGGGCCGCAGGGTGGTGCGGCCCGCGGGCGAGCCCAGGCGCCGGTGGCCCAGCGGGCGGATCAATCGCTGCGCTTTGAGAAGGCGTTCCAGGCACAGGTCGGCCGGGGTCTGGCGCAGGCATTGCGCTCGGGCCAGGGCGAGGTGACGCTGCGGCTGCGCCCGGAGAGCCTGGGGCAGTTGAGCGTGCGCGTGCGGGTTGAGCAGAACCAGGTGACGGCGACGTTCGAAGCGCGTCACGTTGAGGCGAAGCGGATGCTGGAAGGCTCGCGAGACGCGCTGCGGCAGCAACTTGAGTCTCGCGGGCTCACGGTTGAGCGCATCGAGGTACGGCTGGTTGAGGAGCCGGCGCAGGCTGGTACGCGGCTTGCGATGCACGAGGATGGCGGAGCCGACGGGGGCCAGGATGGCCACGCGTTTGCTGGCGATCGCGACGGGCGAGGCGCGTCCGATGGCGATGGGGCGGATGGCGGATCGCGACGCGGAGCGGCGCGAGAGGATGACGAACTCGCGGCCGTCGGGGCGGAGCCCTGGCGATCGTTGGGAACGGTGAGGTTGAACGCCATCGCATGA
- a CDS encoding flagellar FlbD family protein has protein sequence MIALTRLNGKAFVLNAELIRTIEENPDTTITLVNGDHIVVKEPMAEVVTRSVDYGRLLRRLMPPS, from the coding sequence ATGATCGCGCTCACGAGGCTGAACGGGAAGGCGTTCGTGCTGAATGCGGAGCTTATCCGGACCATCGAAGAAAACCCCGATACCACGATCACGCTGGTGAACGGCGACCACATCGTGGTGAAGGAGCCGATGGCGGAGGTCGTCACCCGTTCGGTGGACTATGGACGCCTGCTGCGACGGTTGATGCCGCCGAGTTGA
- a CDS encoding flagellar hook capping FlgD N-terminal domain-containing protein, producing MSAISANPGLASGASQTNRMGELDSQEFLGIILAELQSQDPLAPNDTNALVQQLSSVRSIESDLKLTEKLESLVADNRLASATSLVGRRVEGVTEAGESIVGTVGAVRTRDGAPTLLLQDGSTLSLDRLTGVGEYAELLP from the coding sequence ATGAGCGCGATTTCCGCCAACCCGGGGCTTGCCTCGGGCGCCAGCCAGACGAATCGAATGGGTGAACTGGACTCCCAGGAATTCCTCGGAATCATCCTGGCCGAGTTGCAGTCGCAGGACCCGCTGGCTCCCAATGACACCAATGCGCTCGTGCAGCAGCTTTCGAGCGTGCGTTCGATCGAGAGCGACCTGAAGCTGACCGAGAAGCTGGAATCGCTGGTGGCCGACAACCGGCTGGCCAGCGCGACGTCGCTGGTGGGCCGACGCGTCGAGGGTGTTACCGAAGCCGGCGAGTCGATCGTGGGAACCGTGGGGGCGGTGCGCACGCGCGATGGAGCGCCGACGCTGTTGCTCCAGGATGGCTCCACACTGTCGCTCGATCGGCTGACCGGCGTAGGTGAGTATGCGGAGCTGCTCCCGTGA
- a CDS encoding flagellar biosynthetic protein FliO has protein sequence MANPRAVWMVWAAFAVATPVAHGQVGPPLGTAPAAEVAQPEAPAATEAMGRPSEAEIPLMARPDGIPRQGDGSAKSAGSWTRSLASVAMVIGLILVLAAVARFVSRRTGSVAAMLGPGGRAPSGVLEVLARYPVGRGQVLVLLRIDRRVLLLSQSLAAKGGAFTTLAQFDDPSEVAAILRQTRDETSESVSARFRQALERFQGQDAMGDGVERGEIIEVGPRGEPLPKGRGVWA, from the coding sequence ATGGCAAATCCGCGGGCGGTATGGATGGTCTGGGCGGCGTTCGCGGTGGCGACGCCGGTGGCCCATGGCCAGGTTGGCCCCCCGCTGGGGACTGCGCCAGCGGCCGAGGTCGCTCAGCCCGAGGCCCCCGCGGCCACTGAGGCGATGGGGCGGCCGAGCGAGGCCGAGATTCCCTTGATGGCTCGTCCCGATGGGATCCCGCGGCAGGGCGATGGCTCTGCCAAGTCCGCGGGCAGCTGGACGCGTTCGCTGGCATCGGTGGCGATGGTCATTGGACTTATCCTCGTGCTGGCCGCGGTGGCGCGATTCGTGTCTCGGCGGACGGGCTCGGTCGCGGCGATGCTTGGGCCGGGGGGACGGGCGCCCAGTGGTGTTCTCGAGGTGTTGGCGCGGTATCCGGTCGGCCGGGGGCAAGTGCTCGTGCTGCTTCGGATCGACCGTCGGGTACTCCTGCTCAGCCAGAGCCTGGCGGCCAAGGGTGGCGCCTTCACCACGCTGGCTCAGTTCGACGATCCCAGCGAGGTCGCGGCGATCTTGCGACAGACGCGCGACGAGACGAGCGAGAGCGTTTCGGCTCGATTCAGGCAGGCGCTCGAGCGTTTCCAGGGCCAGGACGCCATGGGCGACGGCGTGGAGCGCGGCGAGATCATCGAGGTCGGCCCGCGGGGTGAGCCCCTTCCCAAGGGCCGGGGGGTGTGGGCGTGA
- a CDS encoding motility protein A produces the protein MDIGTVVGLVLAVAAIGIAVVIGGGGNVMALVDPTSVFVVIIGAAGAVVISFPLARITGLVGVVKKSFFNEAGDPAETIAELVKYAEVARREGILSLENLMSEMKDPFIVRGVKMAVDGTDPELIQTILDTELDALTERHQSGKAVLDALAKYAPAFGMIGTLLGLIFMLKSMDDPSKIGPGMAVALITTLYGALIANLFASPIADKLAAKDAEEMLVKTIIVTGVMSIQSGDNPRVVESKLLTFLPPAQRDAFTAAREAA, from the coding sequence ATGGATATCGGAACCGTCGTTGGGCTCGTCTTGGCCGTCGCCGCAATCGGTATTGCGGTGGTGATCGGCGGTGGCGGCAACGTCATGGCGCTGGTGGACCCGACGTCGGTGTTCGTGGTGATCATCGGTGCGGCCGGCGCGGTGGTGATCTCGTTTCCTTTGGCGCGCATCACGGGCCTGGTGGGCGTGGTGAAGAAGTCGTTCTTCAACGAGGCGGGGGACCCTGCCGAGACGATCGCCGAACTGGTCAAGTATGCCGAGGTGGCTCGCCGGGAAGGCATCCTGAGCCTCGAGAACCTGATGAGCGAGATGAAGGACCCGTTCATCGTGCGCGGCGTGAAGATGGCCGTGGACGGCACGGATCCGGAACTGATCCAGACCATTCTCGATACCGAGCTTGATGCGCTGACCGAGCGTCACCAGAGCGGCAAGGCGGTGCTGGACGCGCTCGCGAAGTATGCGCCTGCGTTCGGAATGATCGGGACGCTGCTGGGCCTGATCTTCATGCTCAAGAGCATGGACGACCCGAGCAAGATCGGGCCGGGCATGGCGGTGGCGCTGATCACGACGTTGTATGGCGCCTTGATCGCCAACCTGTTTGCCTCGCCGATTGCGGACAAGCTCGCTGCCAAGGACGCCGAGGAAATGCTGGTCAAGACGATCATCGTGACGGGCGTGATGTCGATCCAGAGCGGCGACAACCCGCGCGTGGTGGAGAGCAAGCTGCTGACGTTCCTGCCGCCGGCGCAACGCGATGCGTTCACGGCGGCCCGTGAGGCGGCCTGA
- a CDS encoding FliI/YscN family ATPase encodes MSVLERAGVALDATIPMGVAGRVSALRGSTLLVSGLAMPVGSVVRVRSSLAGGGEQLGEIVGLADERAIVMLMGRGEGIRSGDVVEGLQAWASMAVGPGLLGRVVDAMGRPLDGLPAPREHGWAPLDPMRVGPMAREPIKLPLRTGVRSIDLMTPIGRGQRMGIFAGPGVGKSTLLGQITRQTDAEIVVVAMIGERGREVREFVEDALGERGLARSIVVCATADESPLVRARAARSACAIAEHFRDLGHSVLLVMDSLTRYAHALRQIGLAAGEPPTSRGYTPGVFANMAAMLERAGAVELGGGRVGSITGLYTVLVEGDDFNEPVSDAVRGVLDGHVLLSRELATRGHYPAVDVLGSVSRLASRLMDDAHARARESVVRLLAAYSKSEDLIRIGAYAKGSSKETDAAIEFMPAIDGLLRQSTGDAIGFEDACARLLALGREISERLGEGG; translated from the coding sequence ATGAGCGTGCTGGAGCGGGCTGGCGTGGCGCTCGATGCGACGATCCCGATGGGCGTCGCGGGGCGTGTTTCGGCGCTGCGCGGCTCGACGCTGCTCGTGAGCGGTCTGGCAATGCCGGTGGGATCGGTCGTGCGGGTGCGGTCCTCGCTGGCCGGCGGTGGGGAGCAGCTCGGCGAGATCGTGGGCCTGGCCGATGAGCGCGCGATCGTGATGCTGATGGGGCGTGGCGAGGGCATCCGCTCTGGCGACGTCGTCGAGGGGTTGCAGGCGTGGGCCAGCATGGCAGTCGGTCCGGGCCTTCTGGGGCGCGTGGTGGACGCGATGGGTCGGCCGCTGGACGGCTTGCCGGCACCGCGTGAGCACGGGTGGGCGCCGCTGGATCCGATGCGTGTGGGTCCGATGGCGCGCGAGCCGATCAAGCTGCCGCTGCGTACGGGGGTGCGTTCGATCGATCTGATGACGCCGATCGGTCGCGGGCAACGCATGGGGATCTTCGCGGGCCCGGGGGTTGGCAAGAGCACGCTGCTCGGGCAGATTACCAGGCAGACCGACGCGGAAATCGTCGTGGTTGCCATGATCGGCGAGCGTGGCCGCGAGGTGCGCGAGTTCGTGGAAGACGCGTTGGGAGAGCGCGGGCTCGCGCGGAGCATCGTGGTGTGCGCGACGGCCGACGAATCGCCGCTGGTGCGCGCGCGGGCGGCGCGGTCGGCCTGCGCCATTGCCGAGCACTTTCGGGATCTGGGGCACAGCGTGCTGCTGGTGATGGATTCGCTGACCCGGTACGCGCACGCCCTGCGGCAGATCGGTCTGGCCGCGGGCGAGCCGCCGACCAGCCGGGGCTACACGCCAGGCGTATTTGCGAACATGGCCGCGATGCTGGAGCGCGCGGGCGCGGTCGAGCTGGGCGGCGGACGCGTGGGCTCGATCACGGGCCTGTATACGGTGCTGGTCGAGGGCGACGACTTTAACGAGCCGGTGTCGGATGCGGTGCGCGGCGTGCTCGATGGCCACGTATTGCTGTCCCGCGAGTTGGCCACGCGTGGGCACTATCCGGCCGTCGATGTGCTTGGGTCGGTCAGTCGGCTGGCGAGCAGGCTCATGGACGATGCGCATGCGAGGGCACGTGAGTCGGTGGTCCGGCTGCTGGCGGCCTATTCAAAGTCCGAGGATCTGATCCGGATCGGCGCGTACGCCAAGGGGTCGAGCAAGGAGACCGACGCGGCGATCGAGTTCATGCCCGCGATCGATGGCTTGCTGCGCCAGTCGACCGGTGATGCGATCGGGTTCGAGGACGCGTGCGCGCGTTTGCTTGCGCTGGGGCGTGAGATCTCCGAGCGGCTGGGCGAGGGAGGGTGA
- a CDS encoding flagellar hook-basal body complex protein, with protein MASTTALFSSLSGLNVETRRLDVIGNNIANVNTTAFKSARMHQANQNPRTFSIGSEPSADLGGTNPYQVGVGTKVAGIQRDMGSGTISPTGVPTDVAIDGAGFFVLRGGEERFYGRAGAFTLNENNELVTLNGERVQGWGINDSFEVQRGQLQDVTIELGSMTVAEATSTVRFDGVLDAGGEVAQQGSRTVLTGGDGLGLASLDGAPLTVDTPLVGLENPGQRGAGMAMFAEGQTLQLGEASTVGDGVQIRGAEKGGRTLPISQLAIGAATTIGEFLNFLNSALGIQPQEGGAVGATLDEATGQIQIVGNSGEANDLDIETGDFVVLDEDGLATGRNPFAAQTTRQADGESQRTPFFVYDSLGSLVLADLTMVLENKSDEGTTWRYYVESDEAAGGTALGTGTIEFDTNGNLRQAEPVGVVLNRVANGAAQPLAFDLLFQGDGSRLQALDVGEGESGIAVDDQDGLPAGTLNAFGIGTDGIISGSFTNGLSRPIGQIALATFANAQGLADAGDNLFRSGPNSGDAVITEPGGFGTGATLGGQLEESNIDLSREFIGLILAQTGYSANARVIRTTDELLQQLVVLGR; from the coding sequence ATGGCTTCGACCACGGCCCTGTTTTCCAGCCTGAGCGGGCTGAACGTCGAGACGCGTCGGCTCGACGTCATTGGCAACAACATTGCCAACGTTAATACGACGGCCTTCAAGAGTGCGCGGATGCACCAGGCCAATCAGAACCCCAGAACGTTCAGCATCGGGAGCGAGCCTTCGGCCGATCTGGGCGGGACCAATCCGTACCAAGTGGGCGTGGGCACGAAGGTCGCGGGCATCCAGCGCGACATGGGCAGCGGGACGATTTCACCCACGGGCGTACCGACTGATGTCGCTATTGATGGCGCCGGCTTCTTCGTGCTGCGGGGTGGCGAGGAGCGATTTTACGGCCGGGCGGGCGCATTCACGCTGAACGAGAACAACGAGCTGGTGACGCTCAACGGCGAGCGCGTGCAGGGCTGGGGCATCAACGACAGCTTCGAGGTGCAGCGCGGTCAGTTGCAGGACGTCACGATCGAACTGGGCTCGATGACGGTGGCCGAAGCGACGTCGACCGTGCGGTTCGACGGCGTGCTCGATGCGGGTGGCGAGGTGGCGCAGCAGGGCTCACGGACGGTTCTGACCGGCGGCGACGGCCTGGGGCTCGCGTCGCTCGATGGCGCTCCGCTGACGGTCGACACGCCGCTGGTTGGACTGGAGAACCCTGGCCAGCGAGGCGCCGGGATGGCGATGTTTGCCGAGGGGCAGACGCTGCAACTGGGCGAGGCGTCGACGGTTGGCGACGGCGTGCAGATTCGCGGGGCCGAGAAGGGAGGTCGCACGCTGCCGATCTCGCAGTTGGCGATCGGCGCGGCGACGACGATTGGCGAGTTTCTGAACTTCCTGAACTCAGCGCTGGGCATTCAACCACAAGAAGGCGGCGCCGTGGGCGCGACGCTGGACGAGGCGACGGGCCAGATCCAGATCGTGGGAAACAGTGGCGAGGCCAACGACCTGGACATCGAGACCGGGGACTTCGTCGTGCTGGACGAGGATGGCCTGGCCACCGGGCGTAACCCGTTCGCGGCGCAAACGACCCGGCAGGCCGATGGCGAATCGCAGCGGACGCCGTTCTTCGTGTACGACTCCCTGGGAAGCCTGGTGCTTGCCGATCTGACGATGGTGCTGGAGAACAAGAGCGACGAGGGGACGACCTGGCGTTACTACGTCGAGAGCGATGAGGCGGCCGGTGGCACCGCGCTGGGCACGGGGACGATCGAGTTTGATACCAATGGGAATCTGCGGCAGGCCGAGCCCGTGGGCGTGGTGTTGAATCGCGTGGCCAACGGCGCGGCCCAGCCGCTTGCGTTCGACCTGTTGTTCCAGGGCGATGGTTCGCGGCTGCAGGCGCTCGACGTTGGCGAGGGCGAGTCGGGCATCGCGGTGGATGATCAGGACGGCCTGCCGGCGGGCACGCTTAACGCGTTCGGCATCGGCACCGATGGGATCATTTCGGGTTCGTTCACCAATGGCCTGAGCCGTCCGATCGGGCAGATCGCCCTGGCGACGTTTGCCAACGCGCAGGGCCTGGCCGACGCGGGAGACAACCTCTTCCGCAGCGGGCCCAACAGCGGCGATGCTGTCATCACCGAGCCCGGTGGATTCGGCACCGGGGCGACGCTTGGTGGCCAACTCGAGGAATCCAACATCGACCTGAGCCGCGAGTTCATTGGACTGATTCTGGCACAGACGGGCTACTCGGCCAACGCCCGCGTGATCCGAACGACGGACGAACTGCTCCAGCAGCTGGTCGTGCTCGGGCGATGA
- a CDS encoding flagellar motor protein MotB, which produces MAKKRKKPPPQGVPEWVVTYGDLMSLLLCFFILLAAFSELKQERDYQDVVRSIQEAFGYQGGIGKIRVEDIPFSTVDSLDTDNSESSEKPFISAETTTDSIAGRNESTNVINEGLQFTVGASLTFDEGSFELSPRVQRQLREEVGPALRGHRVKIEIRGHAWGAEDRISGLDFYDLSYRRAKAVMDYLVSEVGLDPRLMELEAKADAEPVAAARGPGAAAASNRRVQVIRTEINPDETHPDPNWTGRP; this is translated from the coding sequence ATGGCCAAGAAGCGGAAGAAGCCGCCGCCCCAGGGCGTGCCCGAGTGGGTCGTGACGTACGGCGACCTGATGTCGCTTCTGCTGTGCTTCTTCATCCTGCTGGCGGCCTTCAGCGAGTTGAAGCAGGAGCGCGACTACCAGGACGTCGTTCGCAGCATCCAGGAGGCCTTCGGCTACCAGGGCGGCATCGGCAAGATCCGGGTCGAAGACATTCCGTTCTCGACCGTCGACAGCCTGGACACCGACAACTCCGAATCGTCCGAGAAGCCGTTCATTTCGGCCGAAACCACGACCGATTCGATCGCGGGCCGCAACGAGAGCACGAACGTCATCAACGAGGGCTTGCAGTTCACGGTGGGCGCGAGCCTGACATTTGATGAGGGGTCGTTCGAGCTGAGCCCCCGCGTGCAGCGGCAGCTGCGCGAGGAAGTGGGGCCGGCGCTGCGTGGGCATCGCGTGAAGATCGAGATTCGAGGCCACGCGTGGGGGGCCGAGGATCGCATTTCGGGGTTGGATTTTTACGATCTTTCCTATCGCAGGGCCAAGGCGGTGATGGACTACCTGGTGAGCGAGGTGGGGCTCGATCCGCGGCTCATGGAACTGGAGGCAAAGGCCGATGCCGAACCGGTGGCGGCTGCCCGTGGACCGGGAGCCGCGGCGGCATCGAATCGGCGCGTGCAGGTGATCCGTACGGAGATCAACCCCGACGAGACGCATCCGGATCCCAATTGGACGGGAAGGCCGTAG
- the fliN gene encoding flagellar motor switch protein FliN has protein sequence MPEERPEEQDDQTPQDARPGEAGDGEDVDRPAGEAGGPASDDDDASEALKAAKEALSSIQAEADAAIGNKAGEQPGDGGETVADSVVQAALKAAQQGSGKGSKLELPDFDLSAVSGAKHGLDMLADVQLDVRIELGRTRMLVEDVLRLNSGAVVELDKLAGDPLDVYVNDRLVARGEVLVLNDNFCIRVNEIIDSGEEVADETTV, from the coding sequence ATGCCCGAAGAGCGCCCCGAAGAACAAGACGATCAGACCCCACAAGATGCGCGGCCGGGCGAGGCTGGTGACGGCGAGGATGTCGACCGGCCGGCGGGCGAGGCTGGTGGGCCTGCGTCCGACGACGATGATGCCTCCGAAGCGCTGAAGGCGGCCAAGGAAGCCCTTTCGAGCATCCAGGCCGAGGCGGATGCGGCTATCGGGAATAAGGCCGGTGAACAGCCTGGCGATGGTGGCGAGACCGTGGCCGACTCGGTGGTCCAGGCGGCGTTGAAGGCCGCCCAGCAGGGCTCGGGCAAGGGATCCAAGCTCGAGTTGCCTGACTTTGACCTGTCTGCGGTCAGCGGCGCCAAGCACGGGCTGGACATGCTGGCCGACGTGCAACTCGACGTGCGCATCGAGTTGGGGCGGACACGCATGCTCGTCGAGGACGTGCTGCGGTTGAACTCCGGGGCGGTCGTCGAGTTGGACAAGCTGGCCGGCGACCCGCTGGACGTGTACGTCAACGATCGCCTGGTGGCGCGTGGCGAGGTGCTGGTGCTGAACGACAACTTCTGCATCCGCGTAAACGAGATCATCGACTCTGGGGAAGAGGTGGCAGACGAGACGACCGTCTAG